One Planctomycetota bacterium DNA segment encodes these proteins:
- a CDS encoding DNA topoisomerase VI subunit B, which produces MAQELAQRTLEFAAPPPAGGDLEGPAEAAGEGGKQGRRRVTATEMAKQQREISVSEFFTKNRHLLGFDNPRKALLTCIKEAVDNSLDACEEAGILPEVKVTVKEVRKEERYRVIVEDNGPGIVPRQVPKVFGKLLYGSKFHRLKMSRGQQGIGISAAAMYGQLTTGQPTVIISKIGHGKPAVRCELMIDTKKNEPRVINEGECDWNGAHGTRVEIELEARYQRGRQSVDAYLEQTAITNPHVRMLYTPPDGDPHEFPRATSELPAEPKTIKPHPQGIELGMLMTMLESTKARNVRAFLTHEFSRVSGRVADNILAAAKIEPNARPSRIARQEAETLYKAIQATRIMNPPTDCVVPIGEELLLKGVKKELEADFYAAVSRPPSVYRGNPFIIEAAVAYGGKVPDEGPVRVYRFANRVPLLYQQSACAITRAISSISWRPYGLSQPSGSLPLGPAIVVVHMASVWVPFTSESKEAIAHYPEIIKEIKLALQACGRKMSLHIKRRRREAEAERKRSYIEKYIPHIGIGLREILALSQREEEGIVEKLTEMLHKSRK; this is translated from the coding sequence ATGGCACAAGAGCTTGCACAGCGCACCCTGGAGTTCGCCGCTCCCCCACCGGCGGGCGGGGACCTCGAGGGACCCGCCGAGGCCGCCGGCGAGGGGGGCAAGCAAGGCAGGCGGCGCGTGACCGCCACCGAAATGGCGAAGCAGCAGCGCGAGATCTCCGTCTCGGAGTTCTTCACCAAGAACCGCCACCTGCTGGGTTTCGATAACCCGCGCAAGGCCCTCCTCACCTGCATCAAGGAGGCAGTGGACAACTCGCTCGATGCCTGCGAGGAAGCCGGCATCCTGCCCGAGGTCAAGGTGACCGTCAAGGAGGTGCGCAAGGAGGAGCGCTACCGCGTGATCGTGGAGGACAACGGCCCGGGCATCGTGCCCAGGCAGGTGCCCAAGGTGTTCGGCAAGCTCCTCTACGGCTCGAAGTTCCACCGCCTCAAGATGTCGCGCGGCCAGCAGGGCATCGGCATCTCGGCCGCGGCCATGTACGGCCAGCTCACCACGGGCCAGCCCACCGTCATCATCTCCAAGATCGGCCACGGCAAGCCCGCGGTCCGCTGCGAGCTGATGATTGACACCAAGAAGAACGAGCCGCGCGTCATCAACGAGGGCGAGTGCGACTGGAACGGCGCGCACGGCACCCGCGTGGAGATCGAGCTGGAGGCCCGCTACCAGCGCGGCCGCCAGAGCGTGGACGCCTATCTCGAGCAGACGGCCATCACCAACCCCCACGTGCGAATGCTCTACACGCCGCCCGACGGCGACCCGCACGAGTTCCCCCGCGCCACCTCCGAGCTGCCGGCCGAGCCGAAGACGATCAAGCCGCACCCCCAGGGCATCGAGCTGGGCATGCTCATGACCATGCTCGAGAGCACCAAGGCGCGCAACGTGCGCGCCTTCCTCACCCACGAGTTCTCCCGCGTGTCGGGCCGCGTGGCCGACAACATCCTGGCGGCCGCGAAGATCGAGCCCAACGCGCGGCCCAGCCGCATCGCCCGCCAGGAGGCCGAGACCCTCTACAAGGCGATCCAGGCCACGCGGATCATGAACCCGCCCACCGACTGCGTGGTGCCCATCGGCGAGGAACTGCTGCTCAAGGGCGTGAAGAAGGAGCTGGAGGCCGACTTCTACGCCGCCGTGTCGCGCCCGCCCTCGGTCTACCGCGGCAACCCCTTCATCATCGAGGCTGCCGTGGCCTACGGCGGCAAGGTGCCCGACGAGGGGCCGGTGCGGGTCTACCGCTTCGCCAACCGCGTGCCGCTGCTCTACCAGCAATCGGCCTGCGCCATCACGCGCGCGATCAGCAGCATCTCGTGGCGTCCCTACGGCCTCTCGCAGCCCAGCGGCTCGCTGCCCCTGGGGCCGGCCATCGTCGTCGTGCACATGGCCAGCGTGTGGGTGCCCTTCACCTCCGAGAGCAAGGAGGCCATCGCCCACTACCCCGAGATCATCAAGGAGATCAAGCTCGCGCTCCAGGCCTGTGGGCGCAAGATGAGCCTCCACATCAAGCGGCGGCGGCGCGAGGCCGAGGCCGAGCGCAAACGCTCCTACATCGAGAAATACATCCCCCACATCGGCATCGGCCTGCGCGAAATCCTCGCCCTCAGCCAGCGCGAAGAAGAGGGCATCGTCGAGAAGCTGACCGAGATGCTGCACAAGAGCAGAAAATGA